A segment of the Epinephelus fuscoguttatus linkage group LG23, E.fuscoguttatus.final_Chr_v1 genome:
CCCAGGACGTATTAGATTAGATTATTAAGTGTTACCATTACATCATATGCAATACTGTGATATCTTCAtcaatttaaacttaaaatgcTTAACAATCAAAGTGTTGGTGATAAAATTCTGCAAAGAAAATCACAGATAATTCTTCTGGTATTGTTGAATACTAATAAATAATCAATATttggtgaaataaaaaaagccattCATACAGACTAAATTACAGTAAGACACTCGATGTCACTGCTGACTCACAAATTGACATATCTaaacacatttgaaatgtgATGCAAATCATGTCTGGGCCAAGAGTGACAGATTTCTGAACTGACCATAGGTTGCAGTGAGGCaaacttaaatcactgaaaaaatatttcagcTCTGTAGGATGTGGCGGTGGTTTATTTAGATATTTGGAAGTTGGAATGCGAAAGGTCTAGAAATTAAGATTTGATGTAATGAGCTACGCCCACTCAAGGCAATTTTCCCCAATTTTATTCAACCACTGAGTCATGACTTAACTTGTGGGAACCAAATTTCATATGAATCTCTGTAGCTGATTAAgggatacaaacacacacaattgtGGCGCACCCTAGTGGAAAAATATCCAAAGGCAGTGAAGTGAAGTTGGGACCTAGCATCCGAACATGTGCGCCAAGTTTGGTTGTAATTGCTTGAGCCATATAGACGTTTCCTTGACAAGTTCAGATCAGTAAGGTCCATTGATGAGCCTGCCAAAGTTTTGAGCTGATTAGCCCAATGGTTTCTGATGAATTCTGGATATTAAATGTCAAGAAAATTGACAAACTTGATACTTTTGGAGAAGACGACCATTGGAGTGAAGGTGATGATGAATTGAGacattaaaatgatgaaagTTTTTTTACTCTAAGCTAGGCTGTTTGAGGTAATTGCAAAAAAGTAAACTTGATTGTCATAGCACCACCTTGAGGTGAGTAAATGCAATTGCATGTGCCTCAGAAGTATGGGGTTTGTGAAGTGGCGCACACTGAAATTAACGGCAatattttgccacatttagcttcaaacaatgtttaaaaaagtggtgtgtcactttttacatttaaagcAATATtcgaaatatgttaaatataatgtcacagttaaatctaaatattaaatgttaaactgaaatgttaaatctaaatctagaTGTTTAATctaaacctaaatgttaaatgtttttcttgttttttaagattttttgggcattttagcgTTCAATCGACAGGaaagacaagtgtgaaagggggagagagagggggagtgacatacAGGAAgcggccacaggctggagtcgaacccgagcccctgcggcaacagccctgcacatggggcggccgctccaccaccaagccactgacgccccaaatgttaaatgttaaatctaaatctaaagtGTACCGATAAGAGAATGTACCAATGAATTCCAcaccctccatgttagcagatgggacactTAAAACTACAAAGTACACAGCAAATAAAATTTCCCCAaacatggtttctgtcattgtaggtagttcttatcatgctgatgtatgttcaagtgttcattttctccgaatagtttggttttaattcgttatttgatgctataaacacagtctgaccatctcaagcttttattttgctaCTTCTGCTGACCGGCAGTGTATTTAGTTTCACCaagcacatttagatttaaatgtaacatttagaTTCAACAGTTAACGTTTAGATTTATCATttggatttaacatttagatttagatataacatttaatatttagatttaactgtgacattatatttaacatatttcagatatttctgtaaatgtggtgaaaagtgactttaaaaaaattcacaccccttttttaaacattgtttgaagctaaatgtgataaaatgttgctgttactTTGAGTgcgagccactttacaaacgacACCCCATACAGAAGTGGGTGATATGCAACCCACCTTCCAATTTTAGATTTAATCATCGTTGTCGCTGCACAGACACTTTGAGAGAAGAAAAGGGGGATAACAAGAGAAAAAGAATCCCTTCATGttgataaaaaatgtcatattcaAATTTTCTCAAAATGTAACAGGAAACTTTAGAAGACAGTGCCAATTTAATAAAGAAGATCTGTTTCTTTCAGGTGAATCTCAGTTGATTGGTCCACCTCATTCGATAGTAGCAGAAGTtggtgatgacatcattttgccATGTCACCTGGAACCTGTGATGGATGTTACTGCAGAGACATTGGAGTGGAAGAGATTTGACCTCAAACAAAGATTTGTCCATGTGCTGCGTGCTGGTCAGAACCTTGAGCATGTAAAAAATCTGTCCTACAGAGGAAGAACATCACTGTTTACTGATGAACTGAAGAGAGgaaacatttcactcaaactCTCCAAAGTACAACTCTCTGATCGAGGAATATATCACTGTGACATTCCAGAACTGGGAAAACAATCTTGAGTTAAGCTTGTTGTTGGTAAGTAGACAATACAGTTTGTGTTCAGAGTGCAGTTTGGTGAAGGCTGAGCATTCCTCTTCAGGACTTTGGTGACAAGAGCTTTCTGACATTGATGTTGGGAAATTAACTGTGCAACCAGAGTACGATATCAAACCAGTCTTATGATAAATGAATGCTCTACTTTGACATAACATCCACCGAGCCACATTGATCCTGACCAACTAAAGGTCAGTTAGCCGCAGACGGCCTACGTCTTTGTAACCTAGGCTGCCATAACTAAGAAGTAGGGGGCTGGAACTATTGCCTAACCTTGCAGGGGGTCGAAAGAAAACCATAAGACAACCAAACACACCAAATTTTCCTGCTTATCAAGAAGGACAGAAACtaaggttacaatattgtaaccctagttctataaGTACAGTGGAGCCCTCCACTGGAGTCTTCGGATATTACTACTCCTCCAGTCACTACACACGCACTGAGATCCGAATAAATGTAGCTGACCCATCAGAACATGCCTACATGAATATAAATGACCCCACCCTATGTAAGGAGGCATCCTACACCCTCTCTGGCATATGGTGTAGGAGCAACAGACTAGAACAAGGGTTACAGCATTGTAACCATCATAGTATCTCACAGAGGCTCCGTCTTCCTCTGCACTTTATGGGTACAGTGGGTGGAGTCTGATGAATGAACGTTCTGTCACAACATAGCATCGACCCAGCCACACTGATACTGATACTGCTTAAGGTGAGTCACCATAGCTCACATAGTTCATTATAAACTAGACCAGCGCAGTGTAGAAGTAGGGGGCCCCAGCCAAACCAAGTGGTGAGCCACAGAACTGGGTGGAGCTGTGGCCTAACCCTGCAGGGATTGAAAGACAAGCAAAAGACACCACATTCCCTGGGTCATCAAGGAACACAAAGACATGCTGGTGTATCATGCTCAAAAGGGTAGTCAGGTGTAATACGACTGACCGTTTCACCTGTCCTGTGTCGTTCCAGTGAGCACAGACCACGAAAAAGAGCCTGACATGACCAAGAGATAGATCCGTATGAACCTGCAGGGCGTACACCTGGACATACACCCTGCTGAACAAGGCCGCAGACACTGCCACACCACATGTGCAGTGTGCGTCGACCACAGTGGCAGGGTTTCTGCCCGCCTGCCTGTAGGCTTTGAAGATGCACTCACAAAGTCATCTCAGAGGGTATTTCTTGGATAGGGCCATCACCAAAGCACACAAACAGCTATACAGTGCATGTGATGGGAGCCGTGCATTCATTCAGCTCATGGGGTGGAGTACAAAAAGCATCTAACTGTATTACTCTCGACCCAAACAAACTCCTTCCGTTCTTGGTAACAAAGGAGGGATTTGGTCTGACAGAAGCCCCACTGCAGTCACCACAAAGCAGAAAGCAATAAGGCTGCACTGGCTGGCCAGTTGGTTCACATACTGTCATAGCTGAGGTAAATGCAAGCAGCAAAACTGTCTTGGATGAAAACAACAGAGGAGCGCTCCAGAGGTCCTAATGGATCCTTCATCAAGATCTTGAGCACCGATGACAGATCCTATTGCAAAGAGGAGGCATGCATCACCAGGCGCTGCCTCCTGACCCCCTGCAAGAACCTCCTCAAGGAGAGGGTGGGCAAAGACCAGTCTATTGCCAAAACCCTCATGGCAGGAAGGGGTGACTGCTGCGTGGCATGTGACAGCCCTCTATcaatcaaacactgcaaaaagaaaagaaaagagccAACTGCACATGACAGGGGATCTAGCCCCTTTTCCTCACTCCAGCGTTGGAACAGGCAGTGGTGCAGCCTGGATGATTTGCACAACATGCACAGACAATCCAGCCTTCCTCAGCCTGTCCCTCTCAGGAGCCAGGCCTGGAGGGGTTGTAGCTTGTGCTTTTGGCGTGGAAGAAAAGCCTGGCTCACCACCGCTACAAGCACAGCAGCTGTCGGAAACCCAGGTGTCTGTATAAAGTTTAGCATCATCACCGTCTTACCCTGCCGCAGTGTGCAAACTGCGTGCTGCAGGGCAGTCCGTCTGTGTTCAAAAGCCCAAAGAAAAATCTTTTCATCTATTTATGATtaagaaaagtgatttttctGTGAAATGCTCTCACATTTAAGCTTTGCAAATGTGGATATTTTGAAGCTTCTTTAATTAGGTTCTTCTCTTAATTTTGAGAGTTTGGAGATTGTAAATTAATTGTCGAAATGTCCCTTTTACTGACACCCTGGTTAAACTTTGTCTTTGCTCAGCATCAGGTGCTGTCTTCTCACCTAACATCAGTTTATCTGGGATAGACCAAAAGAAAGGACGAGTGATTTTACTCTGTGAGTCTAAAAGCTGGCATCCAGAGCCTGAGGTGTTGTGGCTGGACGGTGAGGGAAAGCTCCTCTCTGCTGGACctacagagacagtcagaggtcCTGATGACCTCTATACTGtcagcagcagagtgactgtggagaagagacacagcaacagcttcaCCTGTAGAGTCCAACAGAGGAACATCAAccagaccacagagacacacatccaGGTTCCAGGTTAACAtgaattatatattttaatgtgttcactGTTTTAGTTTCAGATGGCAGAGCTTCAGTTTTATATAAATGCCACATTTGTCATTTCAGATGATTTCTTTAAGGTCCAGTCCAGTTCTTCTTCCACCATCACTGGTTTGGCTGTTAGTTTGGCTGTTTGCATCCTGTTGATTCTGTTACTTGTCTATTGTGTGTGGAAACAGACACAACAGAACCAGTAAGTCACAGATTCATTACAGTCAAGTTATTCTCACAGGTTGGAGATAGTGATATGAACtgtaccactgtgtaaatgacatttattttgtttacttcatatccaaaataaaaaaatgcactttaatgtgtttaacagTTTAACTCTGCTGCCTTTGTTTGACACAGAGACCAAGAGAAGCCCCTCAGATGAACCTGATAAAGGATGAAGGGAGAATCCCTCTGGAGAAGAAATGAAGTCTCTGaagggagaagaggaaaagaagagCAATAGTGTGAGTTAACAAACAGGACACTTTCAGTGGAGGgagaaaaaacaagagcaggaaaattaaaattaaagagGAATGTGGTTTTACAAAGTGGCGAGGCTCGTCCTGGACTCAGCACCTTTATTGAACAGACAAACCCAAACAGCAGATCCATCAGGTCTGCACTGAGAGGGGACTGTAGTCACTTACAGGTCCACCTCCTTCAGCCAATCATACTTTTCTGTCAGAGCTTCTAAACTATCAAACACTGTCCCATCTGAGATAAGAAACTGTCTCACCTCTCACAGCTTCACACCAAGACTCAAGACGCTCATCTAAACACTGTTGTTGATATATCTGGCTGCTAACATGCTGCTAACTTGCTTTATGTCCTCTGCCCGTTGCCAGGCAACCGACTCTGCATGGGTATGTATGAAATATGTTTTCCTATCAGCATGGCTAACTGTGTGTTGCATGGCTTGTGTGTTAGTGCACGAGACCATACTGCGAACATGTAACTGCATCTGTTAACATTGTGTTAAGAACCACATGATGGCTATTGTGTTTTATCTAGGTTTACTCTTtactgctgctctgtgtgtaaTGCTTAGCTGTGTGTTGGTGCTTCATGTTGCttgcatgtctgtttgtgtgtgtgtgtgtgtgtgtgtgtttaagagcTGCAGGCTGGTTCACAGTAGTGGTGGAGTCACAAATCactttactaaaaaaaaaaaaaaaaaaaatatatatatatatatatatatatatatatatattttgttcagTTCAAGTCTACGAGTCATTGTCTCTGCATCTTTGGTTACTATTCAAACTCACTGAGATCAAGACTGTTTTATGCCCTGTTCTCAGTGAGTGGTAAGCTCATagctttctctcctctctcttgttAAAGTGTCCATTAGTTTCCAGGCGGAGGTTcctggaggagcagcagaggagggaggaagctGAGAGACAAGTTCAGAGGAAGCAACAGGAGCTGCAGAAGAAGACACAAGAGGTTCATCACTTTACTTTGAGTATATATTTCACTGTCATTGCTCTTTTTGTTTATCTTTTCATTAACACACTGGTTTGTTTCCAGACAtctaatgtttttgtgtcttgtttccAGTCTTGTTTGTCCTCAGTCCATCTTTAAATGTCTCACAGCTGCTCTTTGTTCTTCTCACTTTTACCCCTTTATCAGCTCAGTAATCACTTGATCCATTATTATCATATGACAGAAACTAAACTTCAGAATTCCCTCCACTGCATTAATAAAACCTCTAACTCTGACCATAAACACACCACATGCCAACTTCATGTAAATTATTGATTTGTAAAGAGTTTGGTTTCATCATGGTAGACCTTAAGACACTGatattttctttaaatcttTCTCCCtggtagcaaaaaaaaaagaagaagaaaaagacagagaaactaAAGTAATGAGTCTTCAGCTGTGATCAGTGTGataatgtgtgatgtgtgtgattCAACCAACGTGCTGCTGACAACAACTACTGCCTGACCTGTtcagaggaaaaacacatttctctctttataTTCTCCTGAGTCAGTAGTGATGAGTAAATGTTCCTCATCTAATACAGTGtttctcctcatctctctcctccctctcagcTCCAGGGTGAGAGGACAAAGAATACAAAGTTGGAGAAAGAAGTGAAGACCTTGAAGCAGAAGAAGACAAAACAGGTTAATGATTTTACTTTCATCACTGTCACTGTATTTAACTTTCATTGctctttttatttgtaaatatttCCATCAACATATTGATTTGTTTCCAGCTATCTCAGTGTTTCCTCTCcctgaacatttttaaaacaggtttttttctTGTCTATTTGTGAACTGTAATAACTATTTGTTTTAAAGCCTTcagcagtttattttattttcatatatatCAGAAAGGAAAATGATCACAtgtgaaacactgatttttaactgCATGAGAAAAAAAGCTATTGAAATGAATGTGGAGAAAACATTCATTTATATCCAGACATTAAGGCAGTGTACTTAATCACAtgtaatgtgttcatgtgtgtccTCCCTCTCAGCtccaggaggagaagaagagcaggAAGGAGTTTGAGGAGAAGGTGAAGGCCTTGGAGCAGGAGCTGCAGAACAAGAACACACAGGTTCATCTTCTTACATACTTGTCCCATTTTCCTTACTTGACATTATCCTGATTAACGTACAAAGAAATCACATCAAACACAAATAATAACCTTCAGTCGTTTGTGAATGAATTTGTATAACTTTGTGTATCTTCCATCAACACACTGATTTGTTTCCAGCCATCGACCTGTTTCTTCCCCTGGAAACATTTTCACAATGTGTTCTTCTCTTCTCATGTTTTGGCTGTATTATTGATTCCTGTCAAAGCCTCAAACTGTTGATTTGATTTCTGCATATTCAATATGAAACCAGCTGAAGTAAGAACAGAAATGTGCACCGTAAACTACAGAACAGGAAGCAGTTAAACACAGTTTACATGTAAATAACAACAGAAGACAGCTGAGTGTTTCCAGTGAGTCAGGTGTTACATTCAGGTCCTGTATGTTGTTCTTCATTCACATTACAGTCAGTAGAGTCCAGACTGAGAGCACAATGGCCACAACAGTAACATGCTCCACAAACTGTGATTTGAAAAACTGATGATACTGAGCAGGAGGCTCTTTGGATCAACTCACACACTGAATGACTCTCATCAAGTTGTTACCTCAGCTGTGATGGTGTTGGATAATCACTCGAGACCAAGAGAAGAGAGgttaatatgattattattaactCTGTGAATCTGACTGACATGTCTGCTcaactctttctctctgtttcttctcCTCATCACACTGATCTGTTTccatctttaaatgtttttttcatgtgtaaTAATCTCTTTTAAATTTCAGCATATACCAGTGAAACAACACCAACCaagcaaaacaaagcaaaacaaaatcattCATTAAATcttgttaaagggccagtgtgtaaaatgggttgaaaacagtgacatcagtggtcaaattctagattgcagggctcactcgctcacccctcccgtcgggtaaatgacggtggcctcatagggacaaaaagccttgtgcagACACAaatttttcaggagtaggtctatctatcgacgaggtgaatatttatttagaaatctaaaccatgttacgatattgtaatgaatccctcacgagcaggagaccagaggagcattcaggaaaaaggcccgtttatttgagcactccaaaaactccggtaacactccagggggtaaaagactccgtcccaaactctgactcttctggcgtaacacacacacttcatacacacatactcgtttaccataccgagtggggactcccctcctctctctgctccaccaatctccagcccgcacactgactgacagcgtagcctgtaaacagagctcagctgtttatttagcctagcaatatctccggactatagtagctgcaatggacgactttgaacgcaactttgaagagtttcttgtagcggacacagacccagagccatacctgtttgagccggagcatacagatgaggaactccatgtgtttgatgctgagcgggcgagaagagaggctgaatgcacaggatgggattcggtgctactgctgccatcgttggggagatatatcatcaggtggaaaagcgctgcagagagtgcatcacaaggagtgaagttgcaaactttataactaaaaaaaacttttcactactctctatctatgaactactaacactctgctgtttcctcctccttcttccttccttctgctgtcttcgttggtttatttatacacgtgaaacgctttctctggctggctggattgtccgctcgggctgccgtacatacatggcggcgcaagatggcgacctctctaaagcaaggcccttgctatatatatatatataagcataattataaggctacgaaaaccaaacaaattttattttatagcgattatacacttatataaacatattaatggatagaatattcagattcagattcagattgacaataaaccatgccaaatattacacactggccctttaaactaaaataaaagtcCTAAAACCAATATTCAATACTGTCACTACACTGCCTGCTCTGACAtcaacatctgtctgtctgtctgtctgtctgtctgtctgtcggaagaagctgcagacagacagacacacacacacacacaaacaaacaaacaaacaaacacacacacacacacacacacacacacacacagacctgttcagaggaaaaacacatttctctctttataTTCTCCTGAGTCAGTAGTGATGAGTAAATGTTCCTCATCTAATACAGTGtttctcctcatctctctcctccctctcagctccaggaggagaagaagagcagaaTGGAGTTTGAGGAGAAGGTGAAGACCTTGGAGCAGGAGCTGCGGAGGAAGACACAAGAGGTTCATCATTTTACTTTCATCACTGTGACTGTATTTaactttcatttctttctttgtatGTCTTCTCATCAACACACTGATTTGTTTCCAGACATCTAATTGTTTGtttcctctgaaaacattttgaagaggtgcttttttcttttcactcttTGGCTGTATTTTATTCCTTCTCAGAACCTCCTgttgttaatttaattttcaaatattAAAGATATGAAACAAACTACAGTAACAACACAGATGTACAACATCTATGCTCCACAAATGGTGGTTAGAGAACCTGAAAATACTGAGCGGGAGTGCTTTTGGGATCAGTTTAATTCCTGAATAAATCAGAGCTTTAAGTTGAGCTTTCACCTTAAGTGTGCTTGTGTTGCATAATAACTGCCAAGAGTAACAAAAAGagcatgtcttttatttttaatcttccttttcttttcctctatGTCTCTCATCACCCCCAGCTCGGGGAGAAAACAGGCTGAAACCATACGAGAGATCCAACTGAGGTTCTGGGCCACGGATCTGAGAACAGCATAGAGTGAGCACGCTGCTCTAATACAGAAGCTCTTAGGATGGAATGCTGATGTGTTGTCTTTGTTCTGCGGCACATTgacatttaaacacacagtgagaccAACCACATGTTCCCCTCATCAGACAGCAACACTGCGGACAACCAACATAAACTCACATCACACACTGTTTAATACTGATCATCATCAAGAAATGAACATAAAGAGAGTTATAGTCTGTAATGATGCACGCTGAAACAATACATTTTACCATAGTCCAGAAAATTTGAAAGCACATTCTACATaaagcacaacacaacacactccTCCTCTGAAGAAACCAAATTCGTTTTGTAAGCACAAGGCAGCAGCACCTCATTTAATCGGAAGTCAAAAATTACAAATGTCAAAGATTAAAAtgctgattttttatttttattgaaaaaatattatattatattatattatatatttcgTATTTTGCTTCACATTGAATTTGTAAAGCATTACTTCACTTTTTaatgcaatatatatatatatatttatatatatgtatatatatatatatatatatatatatattttattttattttttttttttaaagaatccACTCTCAGTTTATCAGTAAGAACTTAAACATTTAGCTCTGAAATTCCCCAAACTCAGAATTATATCAATGTGTGGTTCCCCCAACCTAAAGGCACTTTTAGGTGTGGGACATGCAAACACTGCCACAATATGAAAAGAGACAATACCCTTCCTTGATGTTTTCAGTCAAAAGACATTTCATTGCTGCGGCTTTGCTAATTATAACACGACACATGTTGTCTATCAACTGGAGTGTGAATGTAACTGCTTCTATGTTGGCCGCACATAAAAGAAAGCTCAAAGAAAGACTGGCTGAACACAAATACGCCATACGAACTCAAAACCCAAACTACCCTACGGCCCAACATTACAAAACTGCTGGTCACACCAGTCCTGACACTTTAAAATGCATGGCCATTGAGGTAGTCCCCAGTAGCCTGAGAGGAGGGGACAGACTGAAGCGCCTCC
Coding sequences within it:
- the LOC125883989 gene encoding uncharacterized protein LOC125883989 is translated as MKSLKGEEEKKSNSATDSAWCPLVSRRRFLEEQQRREEAERQVQRKQQELQKKTQELQGERTKNTKLEKEVKTLKQKKTKQLQEEKKSRMEFEEKVKTLEQELRRKTQELGEKTG